From a region of the Gordonia sp. PP30 genome:
- the adhP gene encoding alcohol dehydrogenase AdhP, whose translation MSEEKFTAAVVTRLGAPLEITEIERPVPGPGQALVKLETSGVCHTDLHAAQGDWPVKPSPPFVPGHEGYGTVVAVGPGVTELHVGDKVGNAWLWSACGHCEYCRSGWETLCESQVNGGYGIDGSFGEYMLVDERFAARIPDGCDPVEVAPILCAGVTVYKGLKMSDVRPGQWMVISGVGGLGHVAVQYARAMGMRVAAVDVHDDKLDLARELGAEVTANAATQDPVAVIQEQTGGAHGVLVTAVSPPAFAQAIGMARRRGTIVLVGLPPGDFPTPIFDVVLKALTIRGSIVGTRQDMVEALDFYARGLIKPTVATARLEDINGVFERLENGDIEGRIVIDYR comes from the coding sequence ATGTCAGAAGAGAAGTTCACCGCCGCCGTCGTCACGCGGCTCGGCGCACCGCTGGAGATCACCGAGATCGAACGGCCGGTACCGGGTCCGGGCCAGGCCCTGGTCAAGCTGGAGACGTCCGGGGTGTGCCACACCGACCTCCACGCCGCGCAGGGCGACTGGCCGGTCAAACCGTCGCCACCGTTCGTGCCCGGCCACGAGGGCTACGGCACGGTGGTGGCCGTCGGACCGGGCGTCACCGAACTTCACGTCGGCGACAAGGTCGGCAACGCCTGGCTCTGGTCGGCGTGCGGCCACTGTGAGTACTGCCGTTCCGGCTGGGAGACGCTGTGCGAGTCGCAGGTCAACGGCGGCTACGGCATCGACGGCTCGTTCGGCGAGTACATGCTGGTCGACGAGCGGTTCGCGGCGCGGATCCCGGACGGCTGCGACCCGGTCGAGGTGGCGCCGATCCTCTGCGCCGGCGTCACCGTCTACAAGGGCCTGAAGATGTCCGACGTCCGCCCCGGCCAGTGGATGGTGATCTCCGGCGTCGGCGGCCTCGGCCACGTCGCCGTCCAGTACGCCCGGGCGATGGGCATGCGGGTCGCCGCCGTCGACGTGCACGACGACAAACTCGATCTGGCCCGCGAACTCGGCGCCGAGGTGACTGCCAACGCGGCGACCCAGGACCCGGTCGCGGTGATCCAGGAGCAGACCGGCGGCGCTCACGGCGTGCTCGTCACCGCGGTCAGCCCGCCCGCGTTCGCCCAGGCGATCGGCATGGCGCGCCGCCGCGGCACCATCGTCCTGGTCGGACTCCCGCCCGGCGACTTCCCCACCCCGATCTTCGACGTGGTGCTCAAAGCGCTCACCATCCGCGGCTCGATCGTGGGCACCCGGCAGGACATGGTCGAGGCCCTGGACTTCTACGCCCGCGGCCTGATCAAGCCGACCGTCGCCACCGCCCGCCTGGAGGACATCAACGGCGTCTTCGAGCGACTGGAGAACGGCGACATCGAGGGCCGGATCGTCATCGACTACCGGTGA